A part of Roseitalea porphyridii genomic DNA contains:
- a CDS encoding TerB family tellurite resistance protein — protein sequence MAGGIIDTIRSMLDRERNVRLVASDPALTAELLLLFRVILADGDVRGEELAMFKRICAEAFGLDPEAMDGVYQYLQDYAYETTDAQSSAVFLEMPLERRKALLDHMIAIAESDHAVDDKELRLIERTADMLGFDLRETRGG from the coding sequence ATGGCCGGCGGCATCATCGACACGATCCGGTCCATGCTGGACCGGGAGCGCAATGTGCGGCTGGTGGCGAGCGACCCGGCGCTGACGGCCGAACTGCTGCTGCTGTTCCGGGTCATTCTCGCCGACGGCGACGTGCGCGGCGAGGAACTGGCCATGTTCAAGCGCATCTGCGCCGAGGCCTTCGGACTCGATCCGGAGGCGATGGACGGGGTCTACCAGTATCTTCAGGACTATGCCTACGAGACGACCGACGCCCAGTCCTCGGCGGTCTTCCTGGAAATGCCGCTCGAACGGCGCAAGGCGCTGCTCGACCACATGATCGCGATCGCCGAATCCGATCACGCGGTCGACGACAAGGAACTGCGGCTGATCGAACGGACCGCCGACATGCTGGGCTTTGACCTGCGCGAAACGCGCGGCGGCTGA
- a CDS encoding DUF6732 family protein — MHFLRLPLAAALSVLTTAAIAHPGHVDEVAGHTHWLSWGAGGAALLIAAGAGLFAWRAASRRNR, encoded by the coding sequence ATGCACTTTCTTCGCCTCCCTCTCGCCGCCGCCCTTTCCGTTCTGACCACCGCCGCCATCGCCCATCCCGGCCATGTCGACGAAGTGGCCGGCCACACGCACTGGCTGAGCTGGGGCGCCGGCGGCGCCGCGCTGCTGATCGCCGCCGGTGCGGGCCTTTTCGCCTGGCGCGCGGCAAGCCGGCGTAACCGGTGA
- a CDS encoding NAD(P)/FAD-dependent oxidoreductase has product MDHRYDVAVVGGGMVGVCTAIALVRAGADVVLVDRRAPGRETSFGNAGVIQPEGVHPYMFPRSVTRLIGYALNRRVEAHYQPSSLAHVAPFLWRYFRSSRPDRARRTYEANITLFDGCVEAHGALAEEADAAHLLTKKGLLRVLRSEAALRALEGELADLRGLGMAVSTPDAKALSELEPHLNTDALAGAVHYEEPWTCQDPGALVSAYAALLESLGGRIVQAEVVGLSGAAGGWRAALRDAPDLIADRAVLAAGPWSKALLEGLGLRLPMGIKRGYHRHHAPVGNAFLTRAVIDDANGYVMAPMRRGIRLTSGAEFARHDAPPTPVQLERAMPRARELFALGEAVEETPWLGARPVFPDMRPVMDEAPGLAGLWLNFGHGHQGFTLGPVAGDHLARMMLGQGGRFDPAPFRAARFAAG; this is encoded by the coding sequence CGGGACGCGAGACGAGCTTCGGCAATGCCGGCGTGATCCAGCCCGAGGGCGTTCATCCCTACATGTTTCCGCGCAGCGTGACGAGGCTGATCGGCTATGCGCTCAATCGCCGGGTGGAGGCGCACTACCAGCCTTCCTCGCTGGCCCACGTCGCCCCGTTCCTTTGGCGCTATTTCCGGTCCTCACGGCCAGACCGGGCGCGGCGCACCTACGAGGCGAACATCACGCTGTTCGACGGCTGCGTGGAGGCGCACGGGGCACTGGCCGAGGAGGCCGACGCCGCGCACCTGCTGACGAAGAAGGGACTGCTGCGCGTCCTTCGAAGCGAAGCCGCGCTGCGGGCGCTGGAAGGCGAACTGGCCGATCTGCGCGGGCTCGGCATGGCGGTCTCGACACCCGATGCCAAAGCTCTTTCGGAACTGGAGCCGCATCTGAACACCGACGCGCTGGCCGGAGCGGTCCACTACGAGGAGCCGTGGACCTGCCAGGATCCGGGCGCGCTGGTTTCGGCCTATGCGGCGCTGCTCGAATCGCTCGGCGGGCGGATCGTCCAGGCCGAGGTGGTAGGCCTTTCGGGCGCGGCGGGCGGCTGGCGCGCCGCGTTGCGCGACGCGCCCGATCTCATTGCCGACCGCGCCGTGCTCGCCGCCGGGCCGTGGTCCAAGGCATTGCTGGAGGGGCTCGGGCTGCGCCTGCCGATGGGCATCAAGCGCGGCTATCATCGCCATCACGCCCCGGTCGGCAACGCGTTCCTCACCCGCGCGGTGATCGACGACGCCAACGGCTATGTGATGGCGCCGATGCGCCGGGGCATACGATTGACCTCGGGCGCCGAATTCGCCCGGCACGACGCGCCGCCGACGCCGGTGCAACTCGAACGCGCGATGCCGCGTGCCCGCGAACTGTTCGCCCTGGGCGAGGCGGTCGAAGAGACGCCATGGCTGGGCGCGCGGCCGGTCTTTCCCGACATGCGCCCGGTGATGGACGAAGCGCCGGGCCTTGCAGGGCTCTGGCTGAATTTCGGCCATGGCCATCAGGGCTTCACCCTTGGCCCGGTCGCCGGCGACCATCTCGCCAGGATGATGCTGGGGCAGGGCGGCCGGTTCGATCCGGCGCCGTTCCGCGCGGCGCGGTTCGCCGCCGGGTGA